Proteins encoded by one window of Cannabis sativa cultivar Pink pepper isolate KNU-18-1 chromosome 4, ASM2916894v1, whole genome shotgun sequence:
- the LOC115712668 gene encoding BTB/POZ domain-containing protein At3g50780: MAEIRLTRVEQGHTKIRNVPIAVTPEGFWCCPSPVVFQKTIKTQNTLNKPKPSSPPHKINPHRKQNPMSERKIPFTPSRSAAISDGQRILNPEIVTEGPVLTSSVVTERPPKPKVDTLPRKVAIEFGEAGTSDMKVVLLGKQGFCVKLSVHKNVLVEFSTFFADKLNEEQSSLSSLEINDCEDIEIYVETVGLMYCKEMKQRLIKQSVSRVLRILKVAEQLGFNSCIHSCLEYLEAVPWVGEEEEEKVVSSVLRLQGEGIGVSPVLKRVSSEISKPSKDTLVQIIELVLKSNDERSRREMKSVVLKLLKENSGLPSYAGSADICNETIYGSCQSCFDSLLSLFKQAADPEFSDKQMETREPVVKQIALESDNLSWLLEILADRQAADEFAVIWASQQELATLHEKLPIVSRYHASCITARLFVGIGRGELLPSKDTRQLLLQTWLQPLINDYSWLQHGCRSFDRKVVEEGIGRTILTLPLEEQQSIMLSWLSSFLKAGDNCPNLQRAFEVWWRRTFVRPYVETQDSSNSFQTDN, from the exons ATGGCTGAAATTAGGCTTACAAGGGTAGAACAAGGTCATACTAAGATTAGAAATGTCCCAATTGCAGTAACCCCAGAAGGTTTCTGGTGTTGCCCTTCTCCTGTTGTGTTTCAAAAGACTATCAAAACTCAAAATACCTTAAACAAACCCAAACCCTCTTCACCTCCTCACAAGATCAATCCCCATAGAAAACAAAACCCAATGTCTGAAAGAAAAATACCCTTTACACCATCAAGGTCAGCAGCTATTTCTGATGGTCAAAGAATTCTCAACCCTGAGATAGTAACTGAGGGACCTGTTCTTACTTCATCTGTTGTTACAGAGAGACCCCCTAAACCAAAAGTTGATACTTTGCCAAGGAAGGTAGCTATTGAGTTTGGTGAGGCTGGAACTAGTGATATGAAGGTGGTTTTATTGGGAAAGCAAGGATTTTGTGTGAAGTTGAGTGTTCACAAAAATGTTCTTGTGGAGTTTAGTACTTTCTTTGCTGATAAACTCAATGAAGAACAATCCAGTTTGTCAAGTCTTGAGATTAATGATTGTGAAGATATTGAAATCTATGTTGAGACTGTTGGGCTGATGTATTGTAAAGAAATGAAGCAACGGTTGATCAAGCAAAGTGTCTCTCGTGTACTTCGTATTCTCAAG GTTGCAGAACAACTTGGGTTCAACTCATGCATCCATTCATGTTTAGAGTACTTAGAAGCAGTGCCATGGGttggggaagaagaagaagagaaagttGTCTCGTCGGTTCTAAGACTCCAAGGTGAGGGTATAGGGGTATCCCCAGTGTTGAAAAGAGTCTCTTCTGAAATTTCAAAGCCCTCAAAAGACACACTTGTTCAAATCATTGAACTTGTTCTCAAAAGCAACGATGAGAGAAGCCGGCGTGAAATGAAGTCTGTAGTCCTGAAACTCCTCAAGGAAAATAGTGGGCTCCCAAGCTATGCAGGCTCTGCTGACATTTGCAATGAAACAATTTATGGTTCATGCCAAAGTTGCTTTGATTCACTACTGTCTCTGTTCAAGCAGGCTGCAGACCCCGAGTTTTCTGATAAGCAAATGGAAACTAGAGAACCCGTGGTGAAGCAAATAGCTTTAGAATCTGATAATCTGTCATGGTTACTTGAGATCTTAGCCGATAGGCAAGCAGCAGATGAATTTGCAGTAATATGGGCAAGTCAGCAAGAATTGGCAACCTTACACGAAAAGCTCCCTATTGTGTCTCGCTACCATGCCAGCTGCATTACAGCGAGACTATTTGTTGGCATTGGAAGAGGAGAGCTACTACCATCAAAAGATACTCGCCAATTGTTGTTGCAGACATGGTTGCAGCCGTTGATCAACGACTACAGCTGGTTGCAACACGGGTGCAGGTCATTTGATCGGAAGGTTGTGGAAGAAGGAATTGGTAGGACAATCTTGACTTTACCATTAGAGGAACAGCAAAGTATTATGCTTTCATGGTTAAGTAGTTTCCTTAAAGCTGGTGATAACTGTCCTAATCTTCAAAGGGCCTTCGAAGTTTGGTGGCGAAGGACATTCGTTAGACCCTATGTCGAAACACAAGATAGTAGTAACTCGTTTCAAACAGATAACTAA